A stretch of Pseudomonas sp. LS.1a DNA encodes these proteins:
- a CDS encoding purine-cytosine permease family protein: MTSAANSAPLIEKHTIGYVPPQDRHGKVRDLFTLWFGGNIAPLPIVTGALGVQLFHLNLVWGIVAILVGHLVGGVLMALHSAQGPQMGIPQMIQSRAQFGSLGALLVVVIAGVMYIGFFASNIVLAGKSLHGVVDAVPVPVGIVIGALGSGIIGIIGYRFIHVLNRIGTWVLGIGIVVGFGYIFSHVQSDDFLTRGGFNLAGWLATVSLAALWQIAFAPYVSDYSRYLPADVKVSSTFWTTYLGSALGSSLSFIFGAVAVLAIPAGMDTMDAVKLATGSLGPIMLVLFLLSVISHNALNLYGAVLSIITLVQTFAYRWIPTAKSRAVLSLIVLSACCVVAVFASADFIGHFVDMVLVLLVVLVPWTAINLIDFYAIHKGDYDIQSIFQVDGGIYGRYNPQALIAYAVGIVVQIPFMNTPLYVGPISEHINGADLSWLVGLAITSPLYWWLASRDSAYRRRQMSAKVAMGH; the protein is encoded by the coding sequence ATGACCAGTGCAGCCAATTCGGCACCCCTCATAGAAAAACACACGATCGGCTACGTGCCCCCGCAAGACCGCCATGGAAAGGTAAGGGATCTGTTCACACTGTGGTTCGGCGGCAACATCGCGCCGCTGCCCATCGTCACCGGCGCACTGGGTGTGCAGCTGTTCCACCTGAACCTGGTATGGGGCATCGTCGCCATCCTCGTCGGCCACCTGGTCGGTGGCGTACTGATGGCGCTGCACTCGGCCCAAGGCCCGCAGATGGGCATCCCGCAGATGATCCAGAGCCGCGCCCAGTTCGGCTCGCTTGGTGCGCTGCTGGTGGTAGTGATTGCCGGGGTCATGTACATCGGCTTCTTCGCCTCCAACATCGTCCTCGCCGGCAAGTCGCTGCACGGTGTGGTCGATGCCGTACCGGTACCGGTGGGCATCGTCATCGGTGCGCTGGGCTCAGGCATCATCGGCATCATCGGCTACCGCTTCATCCACGTGCTCAACCGCATCGGCACCTGGGTGCTGGGTATCGGTATCGTGGTCGGCTTCGGCTACATCTTCAGCCACGTGCAGAGCGACGACTTCCTCACCCGCGGCGGGTTCAACCTGGCCGGCTGGCTGGCCACCGTGTCGCTGGCGGCGCTGTGGCAGATCGCCTTTGCGCCGTATGTGTCGGACTACTCGCGTTACCTGCCGGCGGACGTGAAGGTCAGCTCGACGTTCTGGACTACCTACCTGGGCTCGGCCCTGGGTTCGAGCCTGTCGTTCATCTTCGGCGCCGTGGCGGTGCTGGCGATCCCGGCCGGCATGGACACCATGGACGCCGTCAAGCTGGCCACCGGTTCCCTCGGCCCGATCATGCTGGTGCTGTTCCTGCTCAGCGTAATCAGTCACAACGCCCTCAACCTGTATGGTGCGGTGCTGTCGATCATCACCCTGGTGCAAACCTTCGCCTACCGCTGGATCCCTACCGCCAAGAGCCGTGCCGTGCTGTCGCTGATCGTGCTGTCGGCCTGCTGCGTGGTGGCGGTGTTCGCCTCGGCGGACTTCATCGGCCACTTCGTCGACATGGTGCTGGTGCTGCTGGTGGTGCTGGTGCCGTGGACGGCGATCAACCTGATCGACTTCTATGCCATTCACAAGGGTGACTACGACATCCAGTCGATCTTCCAGGTCGATGGCGGCATCTACGGGCGTTACAACCCGCAGGCGCTGATCGCCTATGCAGTGGGCATCGTGGTGCAGATCCCGTTCATGAACACGCCGCTGTATGTCGGGCCGATTTCCGAGCATATCAACGGCGCTGACCTGTCGTGGCTGGTGGGGCTGGCGATCACTTCGCCGCTGTACTGGTGGCTGGCCAGCCGTGACAGTGCCTACCGTCGCCGGCAGATGAGTGCCAAGGTGGCCATGGGGCACTGA
- a CDS encoding ammonium transporter → MKQLTLAVMLLALTSRAHAAEPTLDTGNTAWMICAAMFVLMMCIPGLALFYGGMVRAKNFLSVFTQLFAVAGVIGILWVLFGYSLVVDTTGMVDGQLTFNSFIGGLGKALMLDIGHDSLVGSIPEGVFAVFQLTFAIITPALIAGGFAERMKFSASLLFMAAWFVLVYAPIAHMVWGGPGALMVNWGVLDFAGGTAVHINSGVAALAAALMLGKRKGYPQVAMPPHNLGFTLVGAGLLWVGWFGFNVGSGLAANQAAGVVMLATMVAACAGIVGWLLTEKVMHGRPTALGAASGALAGLVGITPACAFVGPLGALVIGLLTGAICFFAVTRLKQALGYDDSLDVFGLHGVGGMVGAILTGVFAAPALGGYVEGASPIGQALVQLKGVAFTFVYCFVVSWAILGAIKLTVGLRASREEEEQGLDLAEHNERAYNL, encoded by the coding sequence ATGAAGCAACTCACCCTCGCTGTAATGTTGTTAGCCCTGACTTCCCGGGCCCACGCCGCCGAGCCCACCCTGGACACCGGCAACACCGCCTGGATGATCTGCGCCGCGATGTTCGTGCTGATGATGTGCATCCCGGGCCTGGCGCTGTTCTACGGCGGCATGGTGCGGGCCAAGAACTTCCTTTCGGTGTTCACCCAGCTGTTCGCCGTGGCCGGGGTGATCGGCATCCTCTGGGTGCTGTTCGGCTACAGCCTGGTGGTCGACACCACCGGCATGGTCGACGGCCAGCTGACCTTCAACAGTTTCATCGGCGGGCTGGGCAAGGCGCTGATGCTGGACATCGGTCATGACAGCCTGGTCGGTAGCATCCCGGAAGGGGTGTTCGCGGTGTTCCAGCTGACCTTCGCCATCATCACCCCGGCGCTGATTGCCGGTGGTTTCGCCGAACGGATGAAGTTCAGTGCTTCGTTGCTGTTCATGGCCGCCTGGTTCGTGCTGGTGTACGCGCCGATCGCACATATGGTCTGGGGCGGGCCGGGGGCGTTGATGGTCAACTGGGGCGTGCTGGACTTTGCCGGTGGTACCGCCGTGCATATCAACTCCGGCGTGGCAGCCCTGGCTGCGGCGTTGATGCTGGGCAAGCGCAAGGGCTACCCGCAGGTGGCCATGCCACCGCACAACCTCGGCTTCACCCTGGTGGGCGCCGGGTTGCTGTGGGTGGGCTGGTTCGGCTTCAACGTCGGCTCGGGGCTGGCGGCCAACCAGGCGGCGGGGGTGGTGATGCTGGCGACCATGGTGGCGGCTTGTGCGGGGATTGTCGGCTGGTTGCTGACCGAGAAGGTGATGCATGGTCGGCCGACGGCCCTGGGTGCGGCTTCAGGGGCTTTGGCAGGTTTGGTCGGGATTACCCCGGCCTGTGCATTTGTCGGGCCGCTGGGCGCGCTGGTGATCGGGCTGTTGACCGGGGCCATCTGCTTCTTTGCCGTGACCCGGTTGAAGCAGGCACTGGGCTATGACGACAGCCTGGACGTGTTCGGCCTGCATGGCGTGGGCGGAATGGTCGGCGCGATACTGACCGGGGTATTTGCCGCGCCTGCGTTGGGCGGCTATGTGGAGGGCGCGTCGCCGATCGGGCAGGCACTGGTGCAGTTGAAGGGAGTGGCGTTCACCTTCGTGTATTGCTTCGTGGTGAGCTGGGCGATTCTCGGGGCGATCAAGCTGACCGTGGGGCTGCGGGCCAGCCGGGAAGAGGAAGAGCAGGGGCTGGACCTGGCGGAGCACAATGAGCGGGCTTATAACCTCTGA
- a CDS encoding FMN-binding glutamate synthase family protein, which yields MSEQFPPVLRESATFDRLTIQEIQRAAETGIYDIRGGGTKRRVPHFDDLLLLGASVSRYPLEGYREKCGTDVLLGTRFAKKPIHLKIPVTIAGMSFGALSANAKEALGRGATIAGTSTTTGDGGMTPEERGQSQHLVYQYLPSRYGMNPDDLRKADAIEIVLGQGAKPGGGGMLLGMKVTERVAGMRTLPIGVDQRSACRHPDWTGPDDLAIKIAEIREITDWEKPIYVKIGASRPYYDVKLAVKAGADVIVLDGMQGGTAATQEVFIEHVGIPILSAIPQAVQALQEMGMHRKVQLIVSGGIRNGADVAKAMALGADAVAIGTAALIALGDNHPRLDAELKKIGSAAGFYDDWQNGRDPAGITTQDPELAKRLNPEEAGRRLANYLRVLVLEAQTMARACGKSHLHNLDPEDLVALTVEAAAMARVPLAGTAWVPGQAQY from the coding sequence ATGAGCGAGCAATTCCCCCCGGTACTGCGTGAGTCGGCCACCTTCGATCGCCTGACCATCCAGGAAATCCAGCGTGCCGCTGAAACCGGCATCTACGACATTCGCGGTGGTGGCACCAAGCGCCGCGTGCCGCACTTCGACGACCTGCTGCTGCTCGGTGCCAGCGTGTCGCGCTACCCGCTGGAAGGCTACCGCGAGAAATGCGGCACCGATGTGCTGCTGGGCACCCGCTTCGCCAAGAAGCCGATCCACCTGAAAATCCCGGTGACCATCGCCGGCATGAGCTTCGGCGCGTTGTCGGCCAATGCCAAGGAAGCCCTGGGCCGTGGTGCGACCATCGCCGGCACCAGCACCACCACTGGCGACGGTGGCATGACCCCGGAAGAGCGCGGCCAGTCACAGCACCTGGTGTACCAGTACCTGCCGTCGCGCTACGGCATGAACCCCGACGACCTGCGCAAGGCCGATGCCATCGAGATCGTCCTCGGCCAAGGTGCCAAACCGGGCGGTGGCGGCATGTTGCTGGGCATGAAGGTGACCGAGCGCGTGGCTGGCATGCGTACTTTGCCGATTGGCGTCGACCAGCGCAGCGCCTGCCGCCACCCGGACTGGACCGGCCCGGACGACCTGGCGATCAAGATTGCCGAAATCCGCGAGATTACCGACTGGGAAAAGCCCATCTACGTGAAGATCGGCGCCAGTCGCCCGTATTACGACGTCAAGCTGGCGGTGAAGGCCGGTGCCGATGTGATCGTGCTCGATGGCATGCAGGGTGGTACCGCCGCGACTCAGGAAGTGTTTATCGAGCACGTCGGCATCCCGATCCTGTCGGCCATCCCGCAGGCAGTGCAGGCGCTGCAGGAAATGGGCATGCACCGCAAGGTGCAGTTGATCGTCTCCGGCGGCATTCGCAATGGTGCCGATGTGGCCAAGGCCATGGCCCTGGGGGCTGATGCGGTGGCCATTGGCACTGCGGCGTTGATCGCGCTGGGTGACAACCACCCGCGGCTGGATGCCGAACTGAAGAAGATCGGCTCGGCGGCAGGCTTCTATGACGACTGGCAGAACGGCCGCGACCCGGCCGGCATCACCACCCAGGATCCGGAACTGGCCAAGCGCCTGAACCCGGAGGAGGCGGGGCGCCGATTGGCCAACTACCTGCGGGTGCTGGTGCTGGAGGCGCAGACCATGGCACGGGCGTGTGGCAAGTCGCACTTGCACAACCTGGACCCGGAAGACCTGGTGGCGTTGACCGTGGAGGCGGCGGCGATGGCGCGGGTGCCATTGGCGGGGACCGCATGGGTGCCGGGGCAGGCGCAATATTGA
- a CDS encoding protein glxC: MKTIDLSSTSVRVLNQSLHGEVQDHEWRVTHPDGKHNLAVGINAAVAVDIEGHAGYYCAGMNQQASVTVHGNVGVGVAENMMSGSVRVKGSASQAAGATAHGGLLVIEGDAGARCGISMKGVDIVVGGSIGHMSCFMGQAGRLVVCGDAGDALGDSLYEVRIYVKGSVQSLGSDCIEKEMRAEHLQELQELLNKAGLDHKAADFKRYGSARQLYNFKVDNASAY, from the coding sequence ATGAAGACGATCGACCTTTCCAGCACCTCGGTGCGTGTCCTCAACCAGTCCTTGCACGGTGAGGTGCAGGACCACGAATGGCGGGTGACCCACCCCGACGGCAAGCACAACCTGGCCGTGGGCATCAACGCCGCCGTGGCCGTGGATATCGAAGGCCACGCCGGCTATTACTGCGCCGGCATGAACCAGCAGGCCAGCGTCACCGTGCATGGCAACGTCGGTGTCGGCGTGGCCGAGAACATGATGTCCGGCTCGGTGCGGGTCAAGGGCAGCGCCTCCCAGGCCGCCGGCGCCACCGCCCATGGCGGGCTGCTGGTGATCGAGGGCGACGCCGGCGCGCGTTGCGGTATTTCCATGAAGGGCGTGGATATCGTCGTCGGCGGCAGCATCGGCCACATGAGCTGCTTCATGGGCCAGGCCGGGCGTTTGGTGGTGTGTGGCGATGCCGGCGATGCGCTGGGCGATTCGCTGTACGAGGTGCGCATCTACGTCAAGGGTTCGGTGCAGTCGCTGGGTTCGGACTGCATCGAGAAAGAGATGCGCGCCGAGCACCTGCAAGAGCTGCAGGAACTGCTGAACAAGGCCGGCCTGGACCACAAGGCCGCCGATTTCAAACGCTACGGCTCGGCTCGCCAGCTGTACAACTTCAAAGTCGACAACGCCAGCGCGTACTGA
- a CDS encoding class II glutamine amidotransferase has protein sequence MCGIVGLYLKNPELEAQLGKLFDPMLKAMTDRGPDSAGFAIYGDEVADGWVKLTLQATDINYPWTTLMGRLEGRLGCSLDWFQNASAAVLKVHSDEAAVRAALAEQAPDVRIMSAGQSIEILKGMGLPADISSRFGLGSMKGSHIIGHTRMATESAVTMEGSHPFSTGADLCLVHNGSLSNHFRLRQQLKREGISFETDNDTEVAAGYLTWRLQQGDSLAQALDGALEDLDGFFTFAIGTRNGFAVIRDPIACKPAVLAETDDYVAMASEYQALASLPGIENAKVWEPAPATLYVWERKSA, from the coding sequence ATGTGTGGAATCGTAGGTCTGTACCTGAAAAATCCCGAGCTGGAAGCCCAGCTCGGCAAACTCTTCGACCCCATGCTCAAGGCCATGACCGATCGTGGTCCGGACAGCGCCGGTTTTGCCATCTACGGCGATGAAGTGGCTGACGGCTGGGTCAAGCTGACCCTGCAGGCCACCGACATCAACTATCCCTGGACCACCTTGATGGGCCGGCTGGAGGGCCGCCTGGGCTGTTCGCTGGACTGGTTCCAGAACGCCAGCGCCGCCGTGCTCAAGGTGCACTCCGATGAGGCCGCTGTCCGCGCCGCATTGGCCGAGCAGGCGCCCGATGTACGCATCATGAGCGCCGGGCAGAGTATCGAAATTCTCAAGGGCATGGGCCTGCCGGCAGACATTTCCAGCCGCTTCGGCCTGGGCAGCATGAAGGGCAGTCACATCATCGGCCATACCCGCATGGCCACCGAAAGCGCCGTGACCATGGAAGGGAGCCACCCGTTCTCCACCGGTGCCGACCTGTGCCTGGTGCACAACGGCTCACTGTCCAACCACTTCCGCCTGCGCCAGCAACTCAAGCGCGAAGGCATCAGCTTCGAAACCGACAACGACACCGAAGTGGCTGCCGGCTACCTGACCTGGCGCCTGCAGCAGGGCGACAGCCTGGCCCAGGCCCTGGACGGCGCCCTGGAGGACCTCGATGGCTTCTTCACCTTCGCCATCGGCACCCGCAACGGCTTTGCCGTGATCCGCGACCCGATCGCCTGCAAGCCCGCCGTGCTGGCCGAGACCGACGACTACGTGGCCATGGCCTCGGAGTACCAGGCGCTGGCCAGCCTGCCGGGCATCGAAAATGCCAAGGTCTGGGAACCGGCCCCGGCCACCCTGTACGTCTGGGAACGCAAAAGCGCCTGA
- the glnT gene encoding type III glutamate--ammonia ligase, which produces MLPAETQRTLDQHGIKYVLAQFVDIHGSAKTKSVPVSGLKMVAEEGAGFAGFAICGMGMEPHGPDFMARGDLSTLIPVPWQPGYGRVVCVGHVNGQPWPYDSRYVLQQQVQRLADKGWTLNTGLEPEFSLFRRDEDGKLQLVDASDNLDKPCYDYKGLSRSRLFLERLTEALQPVGFDIYQIDHEDANGQFEINYTYSDAMESADRFTFFRMAAGEIANDLGMICSFMPKPDPKRAGNGMHFHLSLASSTNKNLFHDPSDSSGMGLSKLAYHFAAGLLAHGPALCAFAAPTVNSYKRLVVGRSLSGATWAPAFVAYGANNRSAMVRIPYGRLEFRLPDAGCNPYLVTAAIIAAGLDGIDRQLEPGEMCNENLYNLSLEEIAARGIKTLPQSLKEAADALEADPLFREVLGAEIVDEFIKLKRMEWVEYCRHVSDWEIQRYTEFF; this is translated from the coding sequence ATGTTGCCAGCAGAAACCCAGCGCACCCTCGATCAGCACGGCATCAAGTACGTGCTGGCACAGTTCGTCGATATCCATGGCTCGGCGAAGACCAAATCGGTGCCGGTATCGGGCCTGAAGATGGTGGCCGAGGAGGGCGCCGGCTTTGCCGGGTTCGCCATCTGCGGCATGGGCATGGAACCGCACGGCCCGGACTTCATGGCCCGCGGCGACCTTTCCACCTTGATTCCGGTCCCGTGGCAGCCGGGCTACGGCCGTGTGGTGTGTGTAGGCCACGTAAACGGCCAGCCCTGGCCCTACGACAGCCGCTACGTGTTGCAGCAGCAGGTGCAGCGCCTGGCCGACAAGGGCTGGACCCTGAACACCGGGCTGGAGCCCGAGTTCAGCCTGTTCCGCCGCGACGAGGATGGCAAGCTGCAACTGGTGGACGCCTCCGACAACCTCGACAAGCCGTGCTACGACTACAAGGGCCTGTCGCGCTCGCGGCTGTTCCTCGAGCGCCTGACCGAGGCGCTGCAGCCGGTGGGCTTCGACATCTACCAGATCGACCATGAGGACGCCAACGGCCAGTTCGAGATCAACTACACCTACAGCGACGCCATGGAGTCGGCCGACCGCTTCACCTTCTTCCGCATGGCCGCCGGCGAGATTGCCAACGACCTGGGCATGATCTGCTCGTTCATGCCCAAGCCCGACCCCAAGCGCGCCGGCAATGGCATGCACTTCCACCTGTCGCTGGCCAGCAGCACCAACAAGAACCTGTTCCATGACCCGTCCGACAGCAGCGGCATGGGCCTGTCGAAGCTGGCCTACCACTTTGCCGCAGGCCTGCTGGCCCATGGCCCGGCGTTGTGCGCCTTCGCCGCGCCCACGGTCAACTCGTACAAGCGCCTGGTGGTCGGCCGTTCGCTGTCCGGCGCGACCTGGGCCCCGGCGTTTGTCGCCTACGGCGCCAACAATCGCTCGGCGATGGTGCGCATCCCCTATGGCCGCCTGGAATTCCGCCTGCCGGATGCCGGCTGCAACCCGTACCTGGTCACCGCCGCGATCATCGCTGCCGGCCTCGATGGCATTGACCGACAGCTGGAGCCGGGCGAGATGTGCAACGAAAACCTTTACAACCTCAGCCTGGAAGAGATCGCCGCACGCGGCATCAAGACCTTGCCACAGTCGCTAAAGGAAGCGGCCGACGCCCTGGAGGCCGACCCGCTGTTCCGCGAGGTGCTGGGCGCCGAAATCGTCGACGAGTTCATCAAGCTAAAGCGCATGGAGTGGGTGGAGTACTGCCGCCACGTCTCCGACTGGGAAATCCAGCGTTACACCGAATTCTTCTGA
- a CDS encoding helix-turn-helix domain-containing protein, whose protein sequence is MPTETEPRLRLEQYLGLQIKRQRQAQSLKLADVARIAGISQGMLSKIENAQVSTSLDTLSRLCDVLGMPMAKLFSQYDQPDGNALLVKAGEGLEVVRRGTEKGHTYHLLNHARGPKKNFEAYMVTMDDASEEFPTFAHPGTEFLHLLEGELVYRHGNQLYHMQAGDSLTFDGETPHGPEQLVQVPIRLLSIMNYGDE, encoded by the coding sequence ATGCCAACCGAAACCGAACCGCGCCTTCGCCTGGAGCAGTACCTGGGTCTGCAGATCAAGCGTCAACGCCAGGCCCAGTCCCTCAAGCTCGCCGATGTCGCACGCATCGCCGGCATCAGCCAAGGCATGCTGAGCAAGATCGAGAACGCCCAGGTGTCCACCAGCCTCGACACTCTCAGCCGCCTGTGCGACGTGCTGGGCATGCCGATGGCCAAGCTGTTCAGCCAATATGACCAGCCCGACGGCAATGCCTTGCTGGTGAAAGCCGGTGAAGGGCTGGAGGTAGTGCGCCGCGGTACCGAGAAAGGCCACACCTACCATCTGCTCAATCACGCCAGGGGGCCGAAGAAAAACTTCGAGGCCTACATGGTGACCATGGACGACGCCAGTGAAGAGTTCCCGACCTTCGCCCACCCCGGCACCGAGTTCCTCCACTTGCTGGAGGGCGAACTGGTGTACCGCCACGGCAACCAGCTTTATCACATGCAGGCCGGCGACAGCCTGACCTTCGACGGCGAGACCCCGCACGGCCCCGAGCAACTGGTGCAGGTACCCATCCGCCTGTTGTCGATCATGAACTACGGCGACGAGTGA
- a CDS encoding helix-turn-helix domain-containing protein, which produces MAETNQYSTLVVPPARRFDYWREVVCHHCLSADSKPSSQGDFEGALQVNGIGPLDITTLSSPLHHWVRSEHHLRRDPAEDIWLGFTLDGHGEIEQHTRKASLTAGNLFLYDATKPFRFSLGGTENHLIRIPRPLLAQRLPRIGDFTALVLDEARPGVIPLRQMIGQAASSVALLQDEGISRRYSNTIIDLLVLSLELQDLNTTHKELDLYERIMNYIQRHLTEPELSIETIALAHHVSTRTVTRAFARHQKSPVAEIWKERLNASRVAIECGHVRSVSQAALEFGFSDFSHFSHAFRKAFGVAPRTLLRGSGG; this is translated from the coding sequence ATGGCTGAGACCAACCAATATTCCACTCTTGTCGTTCCGCCCGCTCGCCGCTTTGATTACTGGCGGGAAGTGGTCTGCCATCATTGCCTATCGGCAGACAGCAAACCCTCGTCGCAGGGCGATTTCGAAGGTGCGCTGCAGGTCAACGGAATTGGCCCCCTTGACATCACCACCCTGTCCTCGCCGCTGCATCACTGGGTGCGCTCCGAGCACCATTTGCGCCGCGACCCCGCCGAAGATATCTGGCTTGGATTCACCCTCGACGGCCATGGAGAAATCGAACAACACACCCGCAAAGCCAGCCTCACGGCGGGTAATTTGTTTCTTTACGACGCAACCAAACCGTTCCGCTTCAGCCTCGGTGGTACCGAAAACCACCTGATCCGCATCCCTCGCCCGCTGCTTGCTCAGCGCCTGCCCCGCATCGGCGACTTCACCGCGCTGGTGCTGGATGAAGCACGCCCCGGTGTGATCCCGCTGCGGCAGATGATTGGCCAGGCGGCCAGTTCAGTCGCGCTCTTGCAGGACGAAGGGATTTCCCGACGCTACTCCAACACCATCATTGATTTGCTGGTGCTCAGCCTGGAGCTGCAGGACCTTAATACCACTCATAAAGAGCTGGATTTGTATGAGCGGATCATGAACTACATTCAGCGGCATTTAACCGAGCCGGAGCTGTCGATCGAAACGATTGCGCTGGCGCACCATGTGTCAACGCGCACGGTGACCCGGGCGTTTGCGCGGCATCAGAAGTCGCCGGTTGCGGAGATTTGGAAGGAGCGGCTGAATGCTAGCCGCGTGGCGATTGAGTGTGGGCATGTTAGGAGTGTTTCGCAGGCGGCGTTGGAGTTCGGGTTTTCGGATTTTTCGCATTTTAGTCACGCGTTTAGGAAGGCGTTTGGGGTGGCGCCGCGTACTTTGTTGCGAGGAAGTGGAGGGTGA
- the oxdA gene encoding aliphatic aldoxime dehydratase, which produces MESAIDKHLKCPRTLSRRVPDDYQPPFPMWVGRADEHLTQVVMAYLGVQYKGDSQRELALQAMRDIAASFSLANGPLTYDLTHHTDSSGYDNLMIVGYWKDAGAYCRWLRSAEVDGWWNSPQRLNDGLGYYREISAPRAEQFETLYAFQNDLPGVGAVMDNTSGEIEEHGYWGSMRDRFPMSQTDWMNPNGELRVVSGDPAKGGRVVVIGHDNIALIRSGQDWAAAEAAERSLYLDEILPTLQDGMDFLRDNGQPLGCYSNRFVRNIDADGNFLDMSYNIGHWRSLEKLERWAESHPTHLRIFVTFFRVAAGLEKLRLYHEVSVSDASTQVFEYINCHPHTGMLRDAQVSAN; this is translated from the coding sequence ATGGAATCTGCAATCGACAAACACCTCAAGTGCCCGCGGACGTTATCGCGCCGAGTGCCTGACGATTACCAGCCGCCCTTCCCTATGTGGGTTGGCCGCGCTGATGAGCATTTGACTCAGGTGGTGATGGCTTACCTGGGCGTGCAATACAAAGGTGATAGCCAGCGCGAACTGGCCTTACAGGCGATGCGCGACATCGCTGCCAGCTTCAGTCTGGCCAACGGCCCGCTGACCTACGACCTGACTCACCACACCGACAGCAGTGGCTACGATAACCTGATGATCGTCGGCTATTGGAAGGACGCTGGCGCCTATTGCCGCTGGTTGCGCTCGGCCGAGGTGGATGGCTGGTGGAATTCACCGCAGCGCTTGAATGATGGCCTGGGTTATTACCGCGAGATCTCCGCTCCGCGGGCGGAGCAGTTCGAGACGTTGTATGCGTTTCAAAACGACTTGCCCGGCGTTGGCGCGGTCATGGACAACACCAGTGGCGAAATCGAGGAGCACGGTTACTGGGGCTCGATGCGCGACCGTTTCCCGATGTCGCAAACCGACTGGATGAACCCCAATGGCGAGCTGAGAGTAGTGTCTGGCGACCCAGCCAAGGGTGGTCGAGTAGTAGTGATCGGCCATGACAACATCGCCTTGATTCGCTCGGGGCAGGACTGGGCAGCGGCGGAGGCGGCGGAGCGCTCGTTGTACCTGGATGAGATCTTGCCGACTTTGCAGGACGGCATGGACTTCTTGCGCGACAACGGCCAACCGTTGGGCTGTTACAGCAATCGCTTTGTACGCAATATCGATGCGGACGGTAACTTCCTGGACATGAGTTACAACATCGGCCACTGGCGTTCGCTGGAAAAACTCGAGCGCTGGGCCGAATCCCATCCGACCCATTTACGCATCTTCGTCACCTTCTTTCGAGTGGCTGCGGGGCTTGAGAAGTTGCGGCTCTACCACGAGGTGTCGGTGTCGGATGCGAGCACCCAGGTGTTCGAATACATCAACTGCCACCCGCACACCGGCATGTTGCGTGACGCGCAAGTAAGCGCTAACTAA
- a CDS encoding transporter: protein MKQLRYLMLAAAAPCLSAQAVEVSPGDYEVLPAGKTIGVVYYQHSTTDSAYAQGHKASSDFNLTSNVGILRLLHVYELTDRLTIEPQFLLPFGHVSSGGDASVLGSTSGIGDLILTAPLKYRLNEANDTISATAYLIAPTGNYDRKDALNLGENRWKVDLQAAYIKHFDDKWAIDVVGDAIWYGDNDDFTVNSVRREQDVSYAAQLMGRYIIDSGTSLAVGLGHTWGGETQVDGTSQDDRSKTTNFRVTATKFFTAQDQLQMQLGRDLAVENGPKENFRLNLRYVRVF, encoded by the coding sequence ATGAAACAGCTCCGTTACCTGATGCTTGCAGCGGCCGCGCCGTGCCTGTCTGCGCAAGCAGTTGAAGTTTCGCCAGGGGATTATGAAGTGCTGCCGGCGGGTAAAACCATCGGTGTGGTCTATTACCAGCATTCCACCACCGACAGCGCCTACGCCCAAGGCCACAAGGCCAGCTCGGACTTCAACCTGACCTCTAACGTCGGCATCTTGCGTTTGCTGCACGTCTATGAATTGACCGACCGTCTCACCATCGAGCCGCAGTTTCTGCTGCCGTTCGGCCATGTTTCCAGCGGCGGTGACGCCTCGGTTCTGGGCAGCACCAGCGGCATCGGTGACCTCATCCTGACCGCGCCGCTCAAGTACCGCCTCAATGAGGCGAACGACACGATCAGCGCTACGGCTTACCTCATCGCGCCAACGGGTAACTACGACCGCAAAGACGCGCTCAATCTGGGCGAAAACCGCTGGAAGGTCGACCTGCAGGCCGCTTACATCAAGCACTTCGACGATAAATGGGCGATCGATGTAGTCGGTGATGCAATCTGGTACGGCGACAACGACGACTTCACCGTCAACTCGGTACGCCGTGAGCAGGATGTGTCATACGCCGCGCAGCTAATGGGGCGCTACATCATCGACTCGGGCACGTCCCTAGCCGTTGGTTTAGGCCACACCTGGGGTGGAGAAACTCAAGTGGACGGCACCTCCCAGGACGACCGTAGCAAAACCACCAACTTCCGCGTTACCGCCACCAAGTTCTTTACCGCTCAGGACCAGTTGCAGATGCAACTGGGGCGTGACCTCGCGGTAGAAAACGGCCCGAAAGAAAACTTCCGCCTGAACCTCAGGTACGTCCGGGTCTTTTAA